The DNA segment CCAGAAAGTAATATTAATTTTGCGTTGGCTTGTTTAGAGGGCGTTAATTTAGAGAAATATAAGCAATATTGTCAGCAACAAATAACTATTTATACTAATAATCAAGACATGGAAAAAATGAGTTATTTTTTTGAAGAAATTAAAAAAATTGAACAACAATTAAAAGATTTAAAACAGTCAATTATTTAAGAATCGATGAAAAAAAGAAATTGTAGTTAAAGAATACTACAAGCATCAAAAAAATACGCAAAATTACGCTTTTTTTAAATAAAAATGCAGTTAAAATACAAAAATACATATACTACAGGAGGATAGTTAAAACTCATAATTGTCAATTATCCATTGTCAATTGTCAATTTGCCCTCACGACTTCACTAATGAGTGCAAAGCCGACTTAGTAAACCAGCGCCCTTCACCATCACCAAAACAAACTAGCATAGCCATGATATAGTAAAGATTAGGGCTATAAGCCACTAATAATATGAGAGTTTTTATCGAAAATTTAAAAAAAAATGCAGGTTAACGACTATACCTTAAAACACAATATCACAGGTTCTCGACGAATCAGTAACTTTTTAGTAGCTGGTGCCTCCACCATTGGCGGTGTCGGCTTCCTCTTAGCAGGATTATCCAGTTATTTTCACAGAGATATATTAAAATTCACTGATGTTTCAGGAGTGCAATTTGTACCCCAAGGCATAGCCTTAACATTTTACGGCGTGGCTGGAAGTTTATTAGCTACATATATTTGGTTAACAATTTTATTAAATGTTGGTAGCGGTTATAATGAATTTGACAAAAAAGCAGGAAAAGTAACTATTTTTCGCCGTGGTTTTCTAGGAGAAAATCGTCGTGTTGAATTAGTCTATGACATTAACGATGTACAAGCAATTAGGGCGGAAATTAAGGAAGGTTTAAACCCAAAAAGAACCTTATATTTAAGAGTAAAACCAAAAAGAGATATACCTCTAACCCCTGTAGGTGAACCTATTGCCCTCTCTAAACTAGAGAATCAAGCAGCAGAATTAGCTCGTTTTCTTACTGTGCCTTTAGAGGGTTTATAAACTATTAATAACTTTTAAAAAAAATTAATTTTATCAGGGGTAAATCCTTGTGTAATTCTTACTATTTAATAGTGTATAAGTAAATAAGTTTTGCTGAATAAATAAAAACCTTTATTAAACAAAAGTTTATGGATAACTAACAACTCATTGTCAATTGTCTATTATCCTGACGACATCACTTCTCAGCAACCCTAAAAAACAATCCAGCGCCCTTCACCATAACCAATTAGATAAAATTTATGGCAAAATTATCCGTCAAATTGGATAACTATTTATTCGCTACCGAAAGACAAGAAAAAATCACTTTCGATGATTTAATGACTTTAGCAGGAGAAAGTATATTCGGTTTTTTATTAGCGGTGTTATCTTTCCCCTCGGCGTTGCCAATTCCAGCACCCGGCTATTCCATACCCTTCGGTATTTTGATATTTTTATTGGGAATGCAACTGGCGACGGGCGCTAAAACTCCATGGCTACCAAAACGATTAAAAAAAGGTGCAATGAAAAAAACTATGGCACAAAATTTTTTTAAAAAAGGTTTGCCATGGCTACAAAAAATTGAAAACATCACAAAACCACGTTTGACCTATATTTGTAATACACCCCTAGGAAAAGTTTTTTTAGGCGTAATCATTGCTTTAATGGGCATTTCCATGATGATACCCATACCCGGCACCAATACAGCGCCCGCCATGGGTGTATTCATCATCGGTTTTGGCTTACAAGAAGATGACGGTTTAATCTGTTTAGCTGGATTTATAGTTGCTTTAATTGCTGGGATTCTTTCTGCTTCTATTATTATTGGAGCAATTTGGGGAAGTACAAATTTATTAGAGATGATCCGTTAACCAAAAAAGATCATCAAATCCTAATTAGGGTTTGCTGAATAACTCAGAAACCTAATTAAACAAAGACTTTAAGCATAATTTACATTAAAAAAAGTGCAAAAAATAACGTTTTTTCTTCAAAAATACTGTATTTCTTAGTTACGAATCAAAAATAATTGATACAAATGAGTAATTTATGAAAAATAACTATTTGGCTAAAGTCTTTCATTAATAAGCATTTCACCTCAAACCTGACACCCGAAGCCTGACACCTCCCCTCACCACAATACTTTTTCAGCAACCCCTAATTGATTAAACCGATAATAATTGGCAATGAAATAAAACTCATCACCGTAGAAATAATAATAGTTTGAGCGACTAAAACATCATTACCGCCAAATTGTTTTACCATTACTAAGCTATTAACTGCCGTAGGCATGGCAGTTTGTAAAATTAACACCTGTAAATCTAACCCTGATAATCCCGTTAACCCACCCACAAAAT comes from the Cyanobacterium sp. T60_A2020_053 genome and includes:
- a CDS encoding exopolysaccharide biosynthesis protein; translated protein: MAKLSVKLDNYLFATERQEKITFDDLMTLAGESIFGFLLAVLSFPSALPIPAPGYSIPFGILIFLLGMQLATGAKTPWLPKRLKKGAMKKTMAQNFFKKGLPWLQKIENITKPRLTYICNTPLGKVFLGVIIALMGISMMIPIPGTNTAPAMGVFIIGFGLQEDDGLICLAGFIVALIAGILSASIIIGAIWGSTNLLEMIR
- a CDS encoding photosystem I assembly protein Ycf4; the protein is MQVNDYTLKHNITGSRRISNFLVAGASTIGGVGFLLAGLSSYFHRDILKFTDVSGVQFVPQGIALTFYGVAGSLLATYIWLTILLNVGSGYNEFDKKAGKVTIFRRGFLGENRRVELVYDINDVQAIRAEIKEGLNPKRTLYLRVKPKRDIPLTPVGEPIALSKLENQAAELARFLTVPLEGL